From the genome of Lotus japonicus ecotype B-129 chromosome 6, LjGifu_v1.2, one region includes:
- the LOC130723927 gene encoding vacuolar cation/proton exchanger 5-like, whose protein sequence is METPVEVKPTLSASGFLDDLSSTCKMDCPNGTLLHKSEAEVPFGPEINFHQSESTLVGVHGSQSGVSRAAHHQTLRGTIYRSIRVVVFSNRFNLLMPFGPLAILVHNLTGHNGWVFALSLLGIMPLAERLGYATEQLAFYTGDTVGGLLNATFGNATELIISIYALKSGMTQVVKLSLLGSILSNMLLVLGCAFLCGGIVFHEKAQVFNKATASVNSGLLLMAVMGLFFPTALHYTHTEVHLGKSELWLSRFSSCVMLAAYTAYLFFQLRSERSPYVSVNEEEGQSGNDSNDESPDISKWESIIWLLVMTAWISILSEYLVGAIEGASTAWKIPVTFISVILLPLVGNAAEHASAIMFAMKDKLDISLGVAIGSSTQIAIFVIPFCVVLGWIMGNPMDLNFQLFETGSLFLTVLVVAFMLQEGTANYFKGIVLIFCYLIVAAGFYVHVDSSV, encoded by the exons ATGGAGACTCCAGTCGAAGTCAAACCAACTCTTAG TGCATCTGGATTCTTAGATGACTTGTCTAGCACTTGCAAG ATGGATTGTCCAAATGGAACACTATTGCACAAGTCTGAGGCTGAGGTTCCATTTGGCCCTGAAATCAATTTTCACCAGTCAGAATCTACTCTGGTGGGTGTTCATGGATCACAATCTGGAGTTTCGCGGGCTGCTCATCATCAAACGTTGAGGGGTACGATTTACAGGAGCATCCGGGTTGTAGTTTTCTCTAACAGATTCAACTTGCTTATGCCTTTTGGGCCTCTTGCAATTCTTGTACATAATTTGACTGGTCATAAT GGATGGGTCTTTGCTCTGAGTTTATTGGGTATAATGCCTCTGGCGGAGCGGCTAGGTTATGCTACAGA GCAGCTAGCATTTTACACTGGAGATACTG TTGGGGGTCTCTTAAACGCTACGTTTGGAAATGCAACAGAATTGATCATCTCAATATATGCACTGAAAAGTGGAATGACTCAGGTTGTCAAGCTCTCTCTACTGGGCTCAATTTTGTCAAACATGTTGCTGGTGCTTGGATGTGCATTCTTATGTGGTGGGATTGTATTTCATGAGAAGGCGCAGGTGTTTAATAAG GCAACTGCTTCTGTGAACTCAGGATTGTTGCTGATGGCAGTCATGGGCCTATTTTTTCCTACTGCTCTACATTACACACACACGGAAGTCCATTTGGGGAAATCAGAGTTGTGGCTTTCAAGATTCAGTAGCTGTGTCATGCTTGCAGCCTACACTGCTTACCTATTTTTTCAGTTAAGAAGTGAAAGAAGTCCCTACGTCTCTGTGAACGAG GAAGAGGGTCAGAGTGGAAACGACTCAAATGATGAATCTCCAGATATTTCTAAATGGGAATCAATAATCTGGCTTTTAGTTATGACTGCTTGGATATCAATCTTGTCAGAATATTTGGTTGGCGCTATAGAG GGAGCATCTACTGCTTGGAAAATTCCAGTAACATTTATTAGTGTCATATTGCTTCCACTGGTGGGGAATGCAGCTGAACATGCCAGTGCTATAATGTTTGCCATGAAAGATAAACTT GACATTTCCTTAGGAGTAGCAATAGGGTCATCCACACAGATAGCTATATTTGTG ATACCATTTTGTGTGGTTCTTGGATGGATAATGGGAAACCCTATGGACCTAAACTTTCAACTTTTTGAGACTGGATCACTGTTTCTAACTGTTTTAGTAGTAGCCTTCATGTTGCAG GAAGGAACTGCTAATTACTTCAAAGGAATAGTGCTAATTTTCTGCTATCTGATAGTGGCAGCAGGTTTTTATGTACATGTAGACTCATCAGTGTAG